In Desulfosediminicola ganghwensis, a single window of DNA contains:
- a CDS encoding twin-arginine translocation signal domain-containing protein: MKQEQDKRRSFLKHILAGGAVVVGAAAAIKPAKAKQVEARVDSKEVLYTKSADFDKYYKTLRS; this comes from the coding sequence ATGAAACAGGAACAGGACAAGCGGCGTTCATTCCTCAAACACATCCTGGCGGGCGGCGCTGTGGTTGTGGGAGCAGCGGCCGCAATCAAGCCAGCCAAAGCCAAACAGGTTGAAGCCCGGGTTGATTCCAAAGAAGTGCTGTACACCAAAAGTGCAGACTTCGACAAGTATTACAAAACGTTGCGCTCATAA
- a CDS encoding TorD/DmsD family molecular chaperone: METNNREIFRVRLLFVDLLKSFYQSEPDSECMSRWRGTFSALAREQVSPLFDNAVRELNERVNGMSLTDIQNEYYELFTNPFSKSQVNTLASYYLDGRSFGESLVELRELLAEAKLQREEGVVDSEDSLPMLLDIFARLIEEEKNSDSDSIRQLQGRLLTNYLVPFSKEFSEAVNGVEAAQFYRSCCRLLCGYLDLEKSLVDVSQA; the protein is encoded by the coding sequence ATGGAAACCAATAACAGGGAAATCTTTCGGGTGAGGCTGCTCTTTGTGGATCTCCTGAAATCTTTTTATCAGTCTGAACCTGACTCTGAATGCATGAGCCGTTGGCGTGGAACGTTCTCAGCTCTTGCCAGAGAGCAGGTGAGCCCACTGTTTGACAACGCTGTACGCGAACTCAACGAGCGCGTCAACGGGATGAGTCTCACAGACATTCAGAATGAATATTATGAGTTATTTACCAACCCTTTTTCAAAGTCCCAGGTGAATACTCTCGCATCCTATTATCTCGATGGCCGGAGTTTCGGTGAAAGCCTGGTGGAGCTCAGAGAGCTTTTGGCCGAGGCCAAGCTCCAACGTGAAGAAGGTGTGGTAGACAGTGAAGATTCTCTGCCGATGTTGCTCGACATCTTCGCCCGACTCATCGAGGAAGAAAAAAACAGTGACAGCGATTCTATCCGCCAGCTGCAGGGACGGCTGCTGACCAATTACCTTGTGCCTTTCAGCAAAGAGTTTAGTGAAGCGGTCAACGGTGTTGAAGCAGCTCAGTTCTATAGATCGTGTTGCCGCCTGTTATGCGGCTACCTCGATCTTGAGAAAAGCCTGGTAGATGTTTCGCAGGCATAA
- a CDS encoding 4Fe-4S binding protein, with amino-acid sequence MSDNFSMYLFTQRSGSQPELLRSEVNLRPGHPFEVDSLESILLASGFPAVTPNMGFPLSPTLQINADLARHDEELLSRIGQAELDKLRAVNFRSFSVDHDPRLCVIGSDVAAIKKFADTYGGVLEVEPILLKGFDPEIPTATEIALSRDADGFSIEYSVRVPVNSGRCTYCGACGQACPESCLDEQLFIDYPLCTFCKECEKACPHDALDVYGAERRVMRIPAILIMDGTEVDLPENYAGIYTEQELEKFWATQYSCQVDEVVTCDTSICQYSGKLGYGCGMCIGSCPHGAIQATGNGIKVDSLKCEECGGCIATCPTGAMQYQRFTDESFINYLQTVGLEAGCTVVLGSEKALHKLWWQRGSEIEGNCLYICHDEVRALSLFHLLALYVLGAGRMVLLVDEDQAHFEDLKRQATLATSLIKTYCEVPEPVVISNVSDFTGKQFAPAHYPLAETFTEAFTGNRRENLAVILQYLTEKSGRQARIKGHPQLPFATVSCNAEGCTQCFACLNMCRIQALSTNEDQLVLRSKGALCVGCGGCVRVCPEKVLSLTPGATLDDTWFEPQTIAEAEPMKCKRCGKVFGSKKTFEKVMGILASKESVDTSHFEYCEDCRVINLFEGE; translated from the coding sequence ATGAGTGATAATTTTTCCATGTATTTGTTCACCCAACGGAGTGGATCACAACCAGAACTTCTGCGTTCCGAAGTCAACCTCCGCCCTGGACACCCATTTGAAGTTGATAGCCTGGAATCAATTCTTCTGGCCAGCGGCTTTCCTGCAGTGACTCCCAACATGGGCTTCCCCCTGTCGCCGACATTACAGATAAATGCTGATCTTGCGAGACATGATGAAGAACTGCTTTCCCGCATAGGTCAGGCAGAGCTTGATAAGCTGAGAGCAGTCAATTTCAGGAGCTTTAGCGTCGACCATGATCCACGTTTATGTGTGATTGGTTCAGATGTGGCAGCCATCAAAAAGTTTGCAGATACCTACGGTGGAGTCCTGGAAGTAGAGCCGATTCTACTGAAAGGCTTTGATCCTGAGATTCCCACCGCTACAGAAATAGCGCTTTCACGCGATGCAGATGGTTTTAGTATTGAATACTCGGTGCGGGTGCCGGTGAACAGCGGTCGCTGTACCTACTGCGGTGCCTGTGGTCAGGCATGCCCCGAGTCCTGTCTTGATGAGCAACTTTTCATAGATTACCCCCTGTGCACTTTTTGCAAAGAGTGCGAAAAGGCTTGCCCGCATGATGCCCTCGACGTTTATGGCGCTGAGCGTCGTGTGATGCGAATCCCGGCAATCCTGATTATGGATGGCACTGAGGTGGACCTGCCTGAAAATTATGCCGGGATTTATACAGAGCAGGAATTGGAGAAGTTCTGGGCTACCCAGTACTCCTGCCAGGTAGATGAGGTTGTCACCTGCGACACGTCTATCTGTCAATACAGTGGTAAGCTCGGTTATGGCTGTGGCATGTGTATCGGGAGTTGTCCCCACGGCGCGATACAAGCTACCGGTAACGGCATTAAGGTTGATAGCCTGAAGTGCGAAGAGTGTGGTGGTTGTATAGCAACGTGCCCGACCGGAGCTATGCAATATCAGCGTTTCACAGATGAGTCGTTTATTAATTACCTGCAGACAGTAGGGCTTGAGGCTGGTTGCACAGTTGTGCTTGGCAGTGAGAAAGCTTTACATAAACTCTGGTGGCAGCGTGGTTCAGAGATTGAGGGGAACTGTCTCTATATTTGTCATGATGAGGTGAGGGCGCTTTCGCTGTTCCATCTCCTTGCCCTCTATGTTCTCGGGGCGGGCAGGATGGTGCTGTTGGTAGACGAAGACCAGGCCCATTTTGAAGACCTCAAGCGGCAGGCTACTCTCGCGACCTCGCTTATCAAGACCTACTGCGAGGTGCCGGAACCAGTAGTTATCTCTAACGTTTCCGATTTTACCGGCAAGCAGTTTGCGCCAGCTCACTATCCCCTTGCAGAGACATTTACTGAAGCTTTTACCGGCAATCGTCGTGAAAATCTGGCGGTTATCCTTCAATACCTTACCGAAAAGAGCGGTCGTCAGGCCCGTATCAAGGGGCATCCGCAGCTTCCTTTTGCGACAGTGTCATGCAACGCTGAAGGATGCACCCAGTGTTTTGCCTGTCTGAATATGTGCCGTATCCAGGCACTTTCCACCAATGAAGATCAGTTGGTTCTGCGTTCTAAAGGAGCGCTCTGTGTAGGCTGTGGTGGTTGTGTGCGGGTCTGTCCGGAAAAGGTGCTGAGCCTCACTCCGGGCGCTACCCTGGACGATACCTGGTTTGAACCCCAGACCATCGCCGAGGCCGAGCCTATGAAGTGTAAGCGTTGTGGCAAGGTGTTTGGCAGCAAGAAAACATTTGAGAAGGTGATGGGCATACTTGCCAGCAAAGAGTCGGTCGATACCAGCCATTTTGAATACTGTGAAGATTGTAGAGTTATCAATCTCTTCGAAGGTGAATAA
- a CDS encoding response regulator transcription factor: protein MSKILIVDDHPIFRMGMAELLNQEKDFSVCAVAEDIGEARKALCEHEPDMAIIDITLAKENGLDLVKEITASDRPIPVLVLSMHDESVWAERAIRAGAKGYIMKKEASESVISALRNISSGRIHVSANMMAILLDKLHVNPATQGAPTEEVLTDRELEVFRLIGTGLSTREIAERMNLGVKTIGTYRDRIKQKLFIKNAAELTRRAVLWTEKSHTIQSDTKIVGK, encoded by the coding sequence ATGTCCAAAATACTGATAGTCGACGATCACCCGATATTCAGAATGGGAATGGCAGAACTGCTGAACCAGGAAAAAGATTTTTCTGTCTGTGCAGTGGCGGAAGATATTGGTGAGGCTCGGAAAGCTTTGTGCGAGCATGAACCGGATATGGCAATTATTGACATAACCCTGGCGAAAGAAAACGGTCTGGACCTGGTGAAGGAAATTACTGCCAGTGACCGGCCTATTCCTGTACTCGTGCTCTCCATGCATGATGAGTCTGTCTGGGCAGAGAGGGCAATTCGTGCCGGGGCAAAAGGCTATATCATGAAAAAAGAGGCCTCCGAGTCAGTCATCTCCGCACTACGGAATATTTCCAGCGGCCGCATCCATGTCAGTGCCAACATGATGGCCATCCTGCTGGATAAGCTTCATGTCAACCCGGCAACTCAAGGGGCACCTACCGAAGAAGTTCTCACCGACAGGGAGCTGGAGGTGTTTCGCTTGATCGGCACCGGTCTGTCGACCAGGGAGATTGCTGAACGCATGAACCTCGGTGTGAAAACCATAGGTACTTATCGCGATAGAATTAAACAGAAACTCTTCATAAAGAATGCTGCAGAACTCACCCGTCGGGCCGTTCTCTGGACCGAAAAATCTCACACTATCCAGTCGGATACCAAGATTGTAGGCAAATAA